In Dromiciops gliroides isolate mDroGli1 chromosome 4, mDroGli1.pri, whole genome shotgun sequence, one DNA window encodes the following:
- the MCCD1 gene encoding mitochondrial coiled-coil domain protein 1 yields the protein MGLPLPWLSRCCCRLLPSRIMAPHTSRGAYSQSPGPPTGELATEETRKTLPPHQGPGHRRAELAQAEELLEQQLELYQALLEGQEGAWEAQALVLKIQKLKEQMRRHRESLGGDA from the exons ATGGGCCTCCCTCTGCCCTGGCTCTCCCGTTGCTGCTGTCGCCTCCTGCCCTCTCGGATTATGGCCCCCCACACCTCTCGTGGGGCCTACTCCCAGAGTCCTGGGCCACCTACAGGGGAACTGGCTACAGAAGAGACCAGGAAGACCCTACCCCCCCA CCAGGGTCCAGGCCACAGAAGAGCTGAGCTGGCCCAAGCAGAAGAACTGCTGGAGCAGCAGCTAGAGCTGTACCAAGCCCTGCTGGAGGGACAAGAAGGGGCATGGGAAGCTCAAGCCCTTGTGCTTAAGATCCAGAAGCTCAAGGAGCAGATGAGGAGGCACCGAGAGAGCCTGGGAGGTGACGCTTGA